In the genome of Bacteroidales bacterium, one region contains:
- a CDS encoding four helix bundle protein, which produces MEKLKSYREFIQFLYVSNGSLSELETQLEIAFRLGYITDPEPCDNRIKHVRKMLVNLIRVLNQKLNST; this is translated from the coding sequence ATGGAAAAATTGAAAAGTTACAGGGAGTTTATTCAATTCCTCTATGTGTCAAACGGCTCTTTATCAGAATTGGAAACCCAACTTGAAATTGCCTTCAGATTGGGATACATTACTGATCCTGAACCCTGTGACAACCGGATCAAGCACGTCAGAAAAATGCTGGTCAACCTGATACGAGTGCTAAACCAAAAACTCAACAGCACATGA
- a CDS encoding ATP-binding protein: MIRRDLYLNQLCGFIDKPYIKVITGIRRSGKSAILQLLKDELLKRGIGEENIIHINFESFEYTDVDNSDKLYYFIKAKITNNQRYYILLDEIQEVLSWEKAVDAFLVDINADLFITGSNSRLLSSELATYLAGRYVEIHIHTLSFAEYLLFKQTRTHKEDKDIYREFGYFLRLGGFPVLHTAEYTLETAYKVVFDIYSSAILRDTVQRFNIRDVELLERVVKYVFDNVGNKFSAKNVADYFKSQHRKIDLNTVYNYLNALEGAFIVYKIPRYDVKGREILKTFEKYYVGDQALLYALMGYKDRLISGVLENIVMLELQRRGYRVFVGKSDDKEIDFIAELKERKVYIQVAYKMTEQTTIDREFTPLLEIKDHHPKYVVTMDETWKDNIEGVQHKHIADFLLMNEY; this comes from the coding sequence ATGATCAGAAGGGATTTATATTTAAACCAGCTTTGCGGCTTTATTGATAAGCCGTATATCAAGGTTATTACTGGCATCCGGAGAAGCGGTAAATCCGCCATTCTCCAGTTGCTGAAAGATGAATTGCTGAAGAGAGGAATCGGGGAAGAAAATATTATCCACATCAATTTCGAAAGCTTTGAATACACTGATGTTGATAATTCCGACAAATTGTACTATTTTATCAAAGCTAAAATTACCAATAATCAGCGATACTATATCCTGCTTGATGAGATTCAGGAAGTCCTATCCTGGGAAAAGGCTGTGGATGCTTTTTTAGTGGATATCAATGCTGATCTTTTTATTACGGGTTCCAACTCCCGGCTATTATCGTCGGAACTGGCTACTTACCTGGCAGGACGATATGTAGAGATTCACATTCACACACTTTCCTTTGCCGAATACCTTCTTTTTAAACAGACACGCACTCACAAAGAGGATAAGGATATCTATCGTGAATTCGGGTATTTTTTACGCCTGGGTGGATTTCCGGTACTTCATACGGCAGAATACACACTGGAAACAGCTTATAAGGTAGTATTCGATATCTATTCTTCCGCTATCCTGCGAGATACTGTGCAAAGGTTTAATATTCGTGATGTAGAACTTCTGGAACGTGTCGTTAAATATGTATTTGACAATGTGGGTAATAAATTCTCGGCAAAAAACGTCGCAGATTATTTCAAAAGCCAGCATCGGAAAATCGACCTCAATACCGTATATAATTATCTGAATGCTCTTGAGGGAGCTTTTATTGTGTACAAAATACCACGCTATGATGTAAAAGGGAGAGAGATACTTAAAACTTTCGAAAAATATTATGTAGGTGATCAGGCACTCTTGTACGCCTTGATGGGCTATAAGGACAGACTGATTTCAGGGGTTCTGGAAAATATCGTGATGCTTGAGCTTCAACGAAGAGGATACCGCGTGTTTGTTGGAAAATCGGATGACAAAGAGATTGACTTTATTGCCGAATTAAAAGAAAGAAAAGTTTATATTCAGGTTGCTTATAAAATGACGGAACAAACCACGATCGATCGTGAGTTTACCCCCTTGCTCGAAATCAAAGACCATCATCCTAAATATGTAGTAACCATGGATGAAACCTGGAAAGACAATATTGAAGGTGTTCAACATAAGCATATCGCCGATTTTTTACTGA
- a CDS encoding DUF1016 N-terminal domain-containing protein yields MLKNKITISNISQLTSIIEETHKYFALHVQKQVNIALTLRNWLIGYYIVEYEQNGTDRAKYGKALINSLSAQLKQRNLKGFSEIALRLNRSFYLAYPQIQQTVSVEFPSPDNQLDIIQQTRKSSCQRPF; encoded by the coding sequence ATGCTGAAAAATAAAATAACCATAAGCAATATTTCACAGCTGACTTCAATTATTGAAGAAACTCATAAGTATTTTGCTTTGCATGTGCAAAAACAGGTGAATATTGCCTTAACATTAAGAAATTGGCTAATTGGATATTACATTGTGGAATATGAACAAAATGGAACCGACAGAGCAAAGTATGGGAAAGCTCTGATTAATAGCTTGTCTGCCCAATTGAAACAAAGAAACCTAAAAGGGTTTTCAGAAATTGCTTTACGATTGAATCGTTCATTTTATCTGGCCTATCCTCAGATTCAACAGACAGTGTCTGTCGAATTCCCATCACCTGATAATCAGTTGGATATAATTCAACAGACAAGAAAAAGTAGCTGCCAAAGACCTTTTTAG
- a CDS encoding DUF1016 domain-containing protein, with protein sequence MILEFLGLEEKSEYNESDLEQAIIGQLQKFLLEIGRGFCFEARQKRITFDNTHYRIDLVFYHRILKCHVLIDLKIGEFSHADSGQMNVYLNYYKNHEMNPGDHPPIGIIMCASNNENLVKYATSGLSHQVFVSKYMINLPKEEELKKIILEEQAKLKKGLEQ encoded by the coding sequence TTGATACTTGAATTTCTTGGGCTTGAAGAGAAATCAGAATACAATGAAAGTGATCTGGAACAAGCAATCATTGGTCAATTGCAAAAATTCCTTCTCGAAATAGGGCGGGGTTTCTGCTTCGAAGCCCGTCAGAAACGGATTACTTTTGATAATACTCATTACCGCATCGATTTAGTATTTTATCATCGTATTCTAAAATGTCATGTCCTGATTGATTTGAAAATAGGTGAATTTTCACATGCGGATTCGGGACAAATGAATGTTTATCTCAATTATTATAAAAATCATGAAATGAATCCAGGTGACCATCCGCCAATCGGTATAATTATGTGTGCATCAAATAACGAAAATCTGGTAAAATATGCTACTTCCGGTTTATCACACCAGGTCTTTGTTTCAAAATATATGATAAACTTACCAAAAGAAGAAGAATTGAAAAAAATAATACTCGAGGAACAGGCAAAGTTGAAGAAAGGCCTGGAACAGTGA